The following are encoded together in the Humulus lupulus chromosome 5, drHumLupu1.1, whole genome shotgun sequence genome:
- the LOC133834430 gene encoding uncharacterized protein LOC133834430 encodes MEIFYYLVFGFFGLVVAAMELSRNNKDRINTSPAFNSFKNNYLLVYSLMMAGDWLQGPYVYYLYSTYGFGKGEIGQLFIAGFGSSMLFGTVVGSLADKQGRKRACVTYCITYILSCITKHSPQYRVLMVGRVLGGIATSLLFSAFESWLVAEHNKRGFEQQWLSITFSKAIFLGNGLVAIIAGLFGNLLVDSFSLGPVAPFDAASCFLAIGMAVILSSWSENYGDPSENKDLLTQFRGAAVAIASDEKIALLGAIQSLFEGSMYTFVFLWTPALSPNDEDIPHGFIFATFMLASMLGSSLASRLMARQSIRVESYMQIVFAAASASLLLPILTTFFVTPSTEQGKGISFGGCIQLLGFCIFEACCGIFWPSIMKMRSQYIPEEARSTIMNFFRIPLNIFVCIVLYNVSAFPITFMFGMCSVFLLVACFLQRRLFNISEKPKTEDWEAMKERDTESDPLNI; translated from the exons ATGGAGATATTTTACTACCTGGTTTTCGGGTTCTTTGGTTTGGTTGTGGCGGCAATGGAGCTGAGCAGAAACAACAAAGATCGAATCAATACATCGCCGGCTTTCAATTCATTCAAGAACAATTACCTTCTCGTATACTCGCTCATGATGG CGGGGGACTGGTTGCAAGGTCCTTATGTTTACTACCTTTACAGTACGTATGGGTTTGGTAAAGGTGAGATCGGACAGCTCTTTATTGCTGGTTTTGGCTCCTCTATGCTGTTCGGAACAGTTGTTGGTTCTCTAGCTGACAAACA GGGTCGTAAGAGGGCATGCGTGACTTACTGTATTACTTACATACTGAGCTGTATTACCAAGCATTCTCCTCAGTACAGAGTTTTGATGGTTGGCCGTGTTTTGGGAGGTATTGCCACTTCTCTTCTGTTTTCAGCATTCGAGTCATGGCTTGTTGCAGAACACAACAAG AGAGGCTTTGAACAACAATGGTTGTCAATAACATTCTCAAAGGCAATATTTCTTGGCAATGGCCTTGTTGCTATTATAGCTGGTTTGTTCGGGAATCTACTTGTTGACTCATTTTCTCTTGGACCTGTTGCACCCTTTGATGCTGCTTCATGCTTTCTTGCTATTGGTATGGCGGTCATATTATCTTCATGGTCAGAGAACTATGGGGATCCTTCTGAGAACAAGGACTTGCTTACCCAATTCAGGGGTGCTGCTGTGGCCATTGCTTCCG ATGAAAAAATTGCCTTGCTCGGGGCAATTCAGTCTCTGTTTGAGGGCTCAATGTACACATTTGTGTTTCTCTGGACTCCTGCTCTAAGCCCAAATGACGAGGACATTCCTCACGGATTTATCTTTGCAACATTCATGTTGGCTTCAATGTTGGGAAGCTCCCTTGCTTCTAGGTTGATGGCTCGCCAATCTATCAGGGTTGAGAGCTATATGCAGATTGTTTTCGCTGCTGCCTCAGCATCACTTCTGCTTCCCATTTTGACCACT TTCTTCGTAACTCCTTCCACGGAGCAAGGCAAGGGCATCTCATTTGGAGGATGCATTCAGCTTCTTGGCTTCTGTATCTTCGAAGCTTGTTGTGGAATTTTTTGGCCATCCATTATGAAGATGAGGTCCCAATACATTCCCGAGGAGGCTAGAAGCACCATCATGAACTTCTTCAGAATCCCTCTCAATATCTTCGTCTGCATTGTGCTATACAAC GTGAGTGCATTCCCGATCACTTTTATGTTCGGTATGTGCTCGGTTTTCCTCTTAGTGGCATGCTTCTTGCAGAGGAGGCTCTTCAACATCTCCGAAAAGCCAA AAACTGAAGACTGGGAAGCAATGAAGGAAAGGGACACCGAATCAGACCCGTTAAACATCTAA
- the LOC133834431 gene encoding uncharacterized protein LOC133834431 has product MERLPVEIHLKIFCFLDHQNLATAHQVCRKWKVLASDNYVWSNLFKERWGGDRAASFVLGDSRSWKKKYEIEDRRDRVGMRVKIIREGGDYYLVRRGEIQRYLGSRKSSSLKREASANGDLNEEQSCRGILDKILFFIGDLEVASTEAKRGRVI; this is encoded by the exons ATGGAGAGATTACCAGTGGAAATCCATCTCAAGATTTTCTGTTTCTTGGACCATCAGAATCTTGCCACTGCTCATCAAG TATGCAGGAAATGGAAGGTGTTAGCCTCAGACAACTATGTTTGGTCCAACTTATTCAAGGAGAGATGGGGAGGAGATCGTGCTGCATCATTTGTTCTTGGGGATTCAAGATCATGGAAAAAGAAGTATGAGATCGAAGACCGTCGTGATCGCGTTGGAAT GAGGGTGAAGATAATAAGAGAAGGCGGGGATTATTATCTTGTTCGCCGAGGTGAGATCCAACGCTATTTGGGTTCAAGAAAGTCTTCGAGTTTGAAAAGAGAAGCGAGTGCAAATGGTGACCTGAACGAAGAACAATCCTGCCGTGGGATTTTGGACAAAATTCTTTTCTTTATTGGGGACCTAGAAGTTGCTTCAACTGAGGCAAAACGTGGCCGAGTGATTTGA